In a single window of the Lacerta agilis isolate rLacAgi1 chromosome 15, rLacAgi1.pri, whole genome shotgun sequence genome:
- the NKX3-1 gene encoding homeobox protein Nkx-3.1, producing MQGPEQRLGGGGAACPKQLTSFLIRDILRPGGAPTSEPGGEARPAARRDRAGASQAPEKPCAADATDQSAEAFLSNSENAPKSLLRLPKQPKRSRAAFSHMQVIELEKKFNHQKYLSAPERAHLAKHLKLTETQVKIWFQNRRYKTKRKQLASEFGGLDKNSTIPAFKERDFSRATLALSVYHSYQYNPYVYYLNGWSPVLW from the exons ATGCAGGGACCCGAGCAGCGCCTGGGCGGCGGGGGCGCTGCCTGCCCTAAGCAGCTGACCTCTTTCCTCATTCGAGACATTCTGCGCCCCGGGGGCGCTCCCACGTCGGAGCCCGGCGGGGAGGCGCGTCCGGCGGCGCGGAGGGATCGGGCCGGGGCCAGCCAAGCCCCCGAGAAGCCCTGCGCGGCGGACGCGACAG ATCAGTCTGCAGAGGCCTTCCTGTCTAATTCTGAGAACGCCCCCAAATCCTTACTGAGACTCCCAAAGCAGCCGAAGCGTTCCCGGGCTGCCTTCTCCCATATGCAGGTCATAGAGCTTGAAAAGAAGTTCAATCACCAGAAATACCTGTCTGCACCTGAGCGAGCCCACCTAGCCAAGCACCTTAAACTCACCGAAACACAAGTGAAAATCTGGTTCCAGAACAGAAGATATAAGACCAAGAGGAAGCAGCTGGCCTCAGAATTTGGTGGACTTGATAAGAACTCAACAATTCCAGCCTTCAAAGAGCGTGACTTCTCCAGGGCTACTCTGGCCCTTTCTGTGTACCACAGCTACCAGTATAATCCATATGTCTACTACCTGAATGGCTGGAGTCCAGTCTTGTGGTAA